CTGTCATAACATTTGTCTCTTAAATTCCAAGTTTCCAAATAATGTTTAGTTGATAACATGAAGCATCAGGTAGTCCAGATTTACTGTGTACAGAGGCACTGTCATCACCAGAACaaataaaagaagaaaaaaaaaggacaaGCCTTCTTTACCTTTTGGCGTGCTCTTCTAATACTTTGTTTAAAATCTTCAGCAGATTTAGTAACAACCTTGCATAGTGCCTATACTTGGCATAAAAAAAGGTTAGTTGTTTCAGGAATACAAATGGATTAGTGTTAAGTTAGCAAACCTAACCTGTATATTCTCCTTTGTCAACCTGCCATGCACGAAAAGTAAATTAGCAGAAGGAAGCAAATTTGAGACTGTAGCCACTGAGTAATATAAATTAAGCTATTCCAGCTACCCCTACATAAATATTGAATGGAAGGGATCTCAAGTTTGTACACTATAGTTGACCGTGCAAGAACCTCTCCAAATCACTTATACGAATAAAGCCAATACAGAATCAGTTTCACCCTCACAATCTGGTTCCCAAAAACTTATTATTGCCTAGTGGATCACTAGATCATCATTGGCATCCAGTACAGAAACCGCTGCTTATGGTACAACATAACGTTATATGCCAACTATAGAATTAGAATACACAGCTAGTGTTGTAACGAACCTAGCAGGTAGGGACCTACGATAGACAATAAGAAGCAACGTTAAAGGAAACACTTACGGAGGGATAGCTGCAATAATCCTATTTCCATCAGGAGTTGGATTAATGCCCAAGGGTGATGAGATAATAGCATGCTCAATAGACTTCACAGACTGTGCAGAAATAGATTAGGGATTAGTCAAAGGAAGCCTGAAAGCAAAAGCCAAAGAACAATTCACATTATTATGCTACGTAAGTTCAGGGCAACAAGTAACAGACACATTAACATGACACTTGGAAATGGCATTTAGGCCTAAAACAACAGAAACATATTACATATCACAGCTTCAGCATTTTAAGAAGTTTAACTAGACTATCTGGGCAACAAACTATTGATATAAAGAAGCATCTATATGCTAGCCGAATGTACTAATTCATCTAGCCAAATTTAAGGAAATAGAGGCTCTTACACTAGGATCATAAGGCATCACTGATAGGGTATGAGCATCCAGGACAGAAACAACAGCAATGCGATTCAACGCAACTTTAAAATCTGCAGTCTCCACCATGATATGGTCAAGCATACCTGCAGAACAGTGCGTATTTGTATTTTTATTTATGGGAGAAACTGCACTGACCAGCAAAAGAAAAATAGCAGCGGCATGGCAAAGGCAGGAATGCAATGGTACCAGGAGTAGCTCTTCCGGTCCGCAGTTTGCTCAGCTCTCGCGATAGCGCGATCACTGCAGCATCCATTTGCGCAGTGGCAGCTGATTTGACGGTTGGCCCAATGTCAGGAGCGGCTTGAACCGTGTCGCCTCGGTCATCCTCTACACGGCCACATACAAACAAACGTGATCGGTTAATCGAAAGCAATGCTTGGATTATCGTCCATCTTTGCTCATCGTGAATCGTGAGACCCTGATTTATCAAGCACTTTATATCAAATCTAGTGACCTAGCAAGTCCTACTAGTAACACAACAGGAACTGAGCTGCCATTTTACAACATGTAACTATATGCGAGGGGGTGACTCGGGGAGGGGGCGGGTGCGCAAATTACTCGATTTCTTCCCCTTCGCGAAGCCTCTCCGGCTGTCGAGGAGAAAGAGCCGCGCCGGAGCGAGCTCCGCGACGCCCGCGAGGGATCCCGCGGCCGGGAGGCGGTGCACGGCGGTGGAAGCGGATGatgcggcggccgcggcgcggaAGGAGCGGGCGGCGAGCGCCGCGCCCCGGCGAAGGAGGAGGGCCATAAGGGCAGGAGAGGTGGGGTCCCGCCGAGCTGGCCTGACTGTAGAAGGCtccgccggcgagcggcggcggcgaggtgaaAACGGGAGGAAGGGTTTTGCAACGCAAACTGTTCCGTGGGTTTTTACCCGTTTCCGCCCTTTGGGGGCGAGACGGAGAATGGCCGCTTCTTCGTTGGATCGTCTCTCGTTGTAAGTTCGTCCAGTGGGCTCGCTCTGCTGCTGTCTTCGCCGCGGGTCTCTCTTAATGGGCCTTTACAGCCCAAAGTTGTTGGAGTGATCAGTATGACAGCGTGCCGTTACGGAGTTGTTGCTTGGATCGCTGTGGAGGATTGGATGTGGATGGGTCGCAGTCTCGCAGAGCTTTCAGAAAATCTTGCTAATTTTGCCATCCGTGTTGATCTCAGCGGCTTGGACTTTGGAGGCTCACCCCATAACTGCACTCCGCCAACCAACACGAGCGCGGCCGCAAATGACCTCAACCAAACGTAGCAACCCGGCATTGGCTCCCGTCTGAATTCGACCAGAAGCCGCGACCGCGACGGAGACATGCGATGCCTGATGCCTGTGCCATCCACACAACAAGCGCGCCCTGTGCCGGAGGAAACCACCCGGCCCCGGCCTCCTCTCACATGCATGCTGCGCCGCGGGGAGACGGGAGCGAGCTCGACGGGCCGGTTAGCTCGGTCGATCGTCGGCCCGCCGCCTCCGTAGAGGACGCGCGGTGCCGACGCGGCAACGAGCGGCGGCAGACGTGTCCGAGTGGATTGCGAAGTAGCTTTCGCGGCGGCCTAGCCACCGCCGTACCAGCGGTCCGCGGGGACCAAGCTCATAGCCATTCTCCTCGCGCGACCCCATCGGCCGTCAGAGTCAGGGCGCCTCATCAAAGCCATGGTGCGCGCCGGCGACACGCTAGCCACGTCGCTGCACCAGTCAGCAGAAAGAAAAGGGAACAAAAATGGGAGCAACGGAAGCGACGCCAGCAGCAGGCCAGCCGCCGCTGCTACGCTGCAGCGCTGGTCCAACACAACTCCCTTGCCGGCCTCCCGGGCAGGACGAGATGAGATGAGCAAACCGCCGTGCCGTGAGTCACCGGGCGACGGGCGTCGTTGTGGGGGGTGAAGCGCGGTCAGTGCGGACTCGGTCCAAACACCACCGCCCGGACCTGCTCGGCTCGCCGTTGTCCGGGCCCCGCGACCGAGAAAATTCAGGCCGAGACCGAGATGTCACGGCCGGACCTTCACATCGCTGGCCCGCCCCAGCTGCCGGGTCTCGGAGCTTTGTCAGCATCCCGTCGCTCCTGCTCCTGCAGCGGCGTTGCCGTCCACAGAACGGGCTGGAGAAAAAACTGGAGCGACACCGTCAGCAGATTCCGTGCGGTACATAAGCGGACACCCAGCCACCGGTTGCTCAGAGGGCAGGAGTGACTTCCGCTTCTGCAACCGAGAGCAGCAGAGCCCGGGCTCGGCGGCGAAAAGAACGAGCAGGAGCAGGGGCGTGCTGCCTTCGCCGGCGATGGGGCGGTGGTGGGAGAGCGCCAAGAGCGTGTTCGGCGACCGcagggacgacggcgaggacggCGAGGAGGACGGCGGGAGCGTCGGCTGCTTCCCGAGGATCAGGAGGAAGCTGTCCAGGAACACGTACGCTTACACGCCGGATCCGGGTACTTTGTTGGTCACTCTTTTTTGTTTTCTTTGCTATGATTGTTTTAGATTCTGCTAGGATTATCCTCATGCTTTGTGTAGTCAGCACAGAGAAAACTCAACGTtgattctttttcttcttcttctgcgtGTGTGTTCTTTGCTCTGCTCTGAATTGTGATAGCTATTGACAAGGAAAGTTGTGAACATCCCCTGCCGCAATTCAGCATCTCGATTGCCTCTCGGTGAATTTTTTTTACTGTGATGATCATTATTCAgaagggcacggcggcggccccgcTCCGGAGGAGGTGGTGACGGTGGAGGTGCCGGAGGTGCCGCTGCGCGAGCTCAACGAGATCACGGCGTCCTTCTCGGGGGAGCGGCTCATCGGGCAGGGGTCCTACGCCAAGGTGTACCTGGCCACGCTGCGGGGCGGCCGCCACGCCGTCGTGAAGCGGCTGGAGAAGCCCTCCAAGCACGCCTCCAACGTCGTCTTCCTCAAGCAGCTGTCGGTGGCGTCACGGCTCCGGCACGACAACTTCGTCCGCCTGCTCGGCTACACCATCAGCAACGACCTCCGCGTGCTGGTCTACGAATACGCCACCATGGGCACCCTCCACGACGTCCTCCACGGGGACAGGGAGGCGCTggcggggcagggcggcggcggcaggccggTGCTGAGCTGGATCCACCGCGTGCACATCGCGCTGGACGCGGCGAGGGGCCTGGAGTACCTGCACAAGCTGGTGCGGCCGGCGGTGACACACAAGGACGTGCGCTCCACCAACGTGCTGCTCTTCGAGGGGTTCCGCGCCAAGCTCGCCGACTACAACATGTTCAGCCAGGCCGCGGACATGGCCAGGCTCAACCGCTCCACGCACACGCTCGGCTCCTTCGGCTACCAGGCGCCCGAGTACGTGCCTGGCCTGGTCTCGCTGGTGCCGCTGGGTGGAGTCGGGTGGTTTCTGACGGGCTGGTGGTTTTCAGGTACGCCATGACGGGGCAGATGACGGACAAGAGCGACGTGTACAGCTTCGGGATCGTCCTCCTGGAGCTCCTGACGGGGAGGAAGCCGTTGGACCGGACGCTGCCGCAGGGCCAGCGAAGCCTGGTGAACTGGGTAAGAGCGTTGTTCTTGTAGCTTTGTTTGTAGCTTGACAAAATCTGGGTAAGGATTTGTTGGGTGGGTGTTCTTGTAGGTCGCCCACCCCAAACAACATGGTTACGACTTATTACAGAGGCAAACCAAAACGCTAGACCAAATTGGCATAATTTCAACCAGTTGATGATCCCTACTTATCAACCATTCCCCCTGCATTTCTCATACCTAACGAGCTGAGAATAACTGATGCTACCTTCCTAGACCCAACTAAGTGGAAGATTTAGCTGGTGTTCAGTCACACTGATCGAAATGTATTTTGTTTGTTCAAGAAACTTCTAGCCCCAGATTATTTTTTTTATGAAGCTGACCTTCGAACTGTGACAAGCAAAGAATATTGTAACAGAAGGCAGTTAGCTGTGATGTGGCCAAATGGGTTATCTTGATAGTACCTTCAAACATTGTACCCCACAGAATCCAGTTTTAACTTATGAAAACAGCAGCAGCTGTCACGTCCTTAAAAAACTGATGCTACCGCACATAGTACTCCACTAGCAATAGTCCtagatttttttaaaaagaaaatCTTTTAAAAAAATCCAACAAACACCATCACATGGCGAAAACAACGTCTGATGATTTGCTGGTCATGTTGGTGCATCAGGCGACTCCAAAGCTGACGGAGGACAGGGTTCAGGAATACATCGACCCGAAGCTT
The sequence above is drawn from the Panicum hallii strain FIL2 chromosome 7, PHallii_v3.1, whole genome shotgun sequence genome and encodes:
- the LOC112898881 gene encoding uncharacterized protein LOC112898881 — its product is MALLLRRGAALAARSFRAAAAASSASTAVHRLPAAGSLAGVAELAPARLFLLDSRRGFAKGKKSKDDRGDTVQAAPDIGPTVKSAATAQMDAAVIALSRELSKLRTGRATPGMLDHIMVETADFKVALNRIAVVSVLDAHTLSVMPYDPSSVKSIEHAIISSPLGINPTPDGNRIIAAIPPLTKENIQALCKVVTKSAEDFKQSIRRARQKALDTIKKSASSMPKDDAKRLEKEIEELTKKFIKSADDMCKAKEKEISGS
- the LOC112899835 gene encoding PTI1-like tyrosine-protein kinase 3, with product MGRWWESAKSVFGDRRDDGEDGEEDGGSVGCFPRIRRKLSRNTYAYTPDPEGHGGGPAPEEVVTVEVPEVPLRELNEITASFSGERLIGQGSYAKVYLATLRGGRHAVVKRLEKPSKHASNVVFLKQLSVASRLRHDNFVRLLGYTISNDLRVLVYEYATMGTLHDVLHGDREALAGQGGGGRPVLSWIHRVHIALDAARGLEYLHKLVRPAVTHKDVRSTNVLLFEGFRAKLADYNMFSQAADMARLNRSTHTLGSFGYQAPEYAMTGQMTDKSDVYSFGIVLLELLTGRKPLDRTLPQGQRSLVNWATPKLTEDRVQEYIDPKLGDQYPPAGALKLGRIALQCLQYDPTFRPSMGTVARVINYAVLRDQQGVV